The Arachis ipaensis cultivar K30076 chromosome B03, Araip1.1, whole genome shotgun sequence region GACATCTATCCAAGAGTGCTGAGGTTATGAAGCTTGTCAATAACCTCATGAAGGCTCCTGAAATGGCTGTGACAATGCAGGAGTTTAGCAAAGAAATGACAAAGGTATGCGAGTTGCAAGACCACTTTCTGGTTAGAGAACATATTTGCATTGTTCTTAATAAGGTTTGATGCATCTTGTAGGCAGGAGTAATCGAGGAGATAGTAAACGATGCTGTTGACTCAGCTCTAGATTCTGAGGACATAGAAGATGAGATCGAAGAAGAAGTCGACAAGGTACTGACAGCAATAGCTGGAGAGACAGCTGCAGAGCTTCCGGAAGCCGTTAGGAAACAAAAGTTGAAACAACCTGAACAAAGGGTTGGAACCAGTGAAGGGGTATGTACAAGTTCATTCTCTTTGTAAAATCGCTCTTTCTTTGACACAGTTTACACTAATTGTGAAACATTTTATAAATGCAGGAAGAGGCTATAGCTGAGGGTGTTGATGATGAGgaagaaatggaagaaataaGGGCAAGACTTGCCAAAGTTAGGTCCTAACTCATAAACAAGGCTTCAGTAGTCTGATAATATAATTGCAAGACAAGATATTAAGAAAAGTCTACATCCTATTTGTGATAATTTGACATTTTGACTGGAAAAGAGAATAATTTGACTGTAAACTAATTTGTGATAGTTTGTATGTAATACAGGAAAGTTTTATCAAAGGGTAGTAGATTTTTTGGAGTTTACATGATCAAGGGAGAAAGACCTTTCTCCATGATATAGGAGAATATTGTATATTTAATATTCAATGTTGGCTCTAAAATGAGATCCCTTTTTCTTTCCTTATATCTTACTAAACCAGGATGCATGAGATCCCTTAATAATATAAACAAATTAGTGAGTATTAGAAATTCATAAACTTATGGAGGACCTGGATCTGCCGTATGAGTCACTACTTCAGCACTAACAAGATTCAGTCAAGTTGGTCAAATTACTTGTGTTTAATTTTTGTCTATGTGCTTGATACTATACAATACACATCCCTTCAAAGTTGCTACCTCACATGCATTGCCTTACATCTTGAGCTGCCAAAATTGAAGTGTCAAGTTACATCTTGAAAAAGTTGTAGGTGTTCATTTGTGTTTCTGATTTAcccacattatatatatatataatgtttgTGTACTTATTGTTAGTTTGTAATATGTTTTTACCTTTTTGTTTTTGGGATAGCATGTGGCTTATAACTTGGGGGAGTGAATTGTTGGCTTCTTTCATTCAAGAAGTGATACATTACATTACACAGTTACACGTCTAATACTTTGACAATCATAGGCACATTACTACACCTTCATTTGTGGA contains the following coding sequences:
- the LOC107629267 gene encoding vacuolar protein sorting-associated protein 24 homolog 1 → MEKVMNILKPKPNPQQLLRDWQRRLRQECRNIERQIRDIQREEKNVQKAIKEAAKRNDMGSAKALAKELVRSKKTVNRLYENKAQLNSISMHLGESVAIARTVGHLSKSAEVMKLVNNLMKAPEMAVTMQEFSKEMTKAGVIEEIVNDAVDSALDSEDIEDEIEEEVDKVLTAIAGETAAELPEAVRKQKLKQPEQRVGTSEGEEAIAEGVDDEEEMEEIRARLAKVRS